The Rhipicephalus sanguineus isolate Rsan-2018 chromosome 10, BIME_Rsan_1.4, whole genome shotgun sequence genome segment CCTAGAAACATTGTTCTTGTGCTTGCTTTAGCAGGTGGCACGGCCACATACCTTGATTGTGCATTTTCTGCATAGGCACCGACACTGTTCTATACAATGTGACATTCCTTATACTAACTAGTCAGTGGTACATAACTGTGCTCTAACATTAAATTCGTGTAAAAGTAAAATCTAAAATCCAGTAATTAAGCATGCAACCAATCTTGGTGTGTAGCCCAGTCGGTACGCTGCATGTTCAGAAATgtcctggtggaccaattgatcAATATCcttcagtccccaataaatcctgagattgtgccctggtggaccaattgagcatgtttcagtccccaataagtcctgaaattgtgccctggtggaccaatggagtatgtttcagtccccaataaatcctgaaattgtgccctggtggaccaatggACCTTTTCCGGGTAGGTAGTGTGTGCACGAGCgccgacgtctacgaggcacgcGCCATGGTTTTTGGTGGCTAAAACGCGACGACAGGTGCGGACCAAGGACATCTGTTATCACTACCTTGCAATTTTTTTCCCCAAAGAAAGGTGCGAATGCTGTCCTCCGAGATTGTCTACCGGCGCGCGTTGGACAATTTCGGAGGCCAAGGGCCACCAGTTTCAATTTCGGCGATCTCCACTGGAGGTGCTGTTCGGACCCGGAAAAGGCCcattgagtatgtttcagtccccattAAATCCTGAagttgtgccctggtggacctattcagtatgtttcagtccccaatgAATCCTTAAATTGTGCCAAAAATGTCCTGGTGGACCatttgagtatgtttcagtcctcaATGAATCCTGAAAGTGTGCCAGAAATGCCCTGGTGAACCATTTGTGCATGTTTAAAAGACATGCTGACGCCAGACAATAGTATCTTTCTTGGACTCCATCAAGACTAGTTGAGCATGTTTTCGGGACGTCACAATGTCCTCACGAGAACGTTTTGAAAACGTGCTGAAGATGTGTTACTGTTGTCTGGGTTCCGTCTTACGGTGAACGAAGCTACCATCATGGACCAATATCCGCTGCCACAGGTTGACGATATCTTTGCGAATCTCAACGGCGGAGAAGTTTTCAGCACATTGGACTTGAAGAACGCCTATAATCAGATGTCCCTCGTTTTGAACACGCACAAGGGTCTCTACTGTTTCAACAGGCTGGCGTTCGGAGTGTCGTCAGCGCCAGCAATTTTCCAGCGGCGCATGGAGGCCGTGCTCAGCGGGATCCCCTGCGTGCAGGTATATCTGGACGACTTAATTGTATCGGAAAAGGTAAACGACTGCAAGATCCTGGAGCAAGTGCTACAGCGCCTGAGGGAACACGGCCTGCGCCTACGACGTGAGAAATGCAAGTTCAGGCAAGAGCAAGTCACCGTTCTCTGACACTGCAATGACAGGAACGGCCTACGCCCCAAGAGCGACAACATCACGGCACTGCTCGACGCCCCCCAGCCCACTTCGGTAAGAGAACTGAAAGCATTTTTAGGTCTGTTAAATTACTACGGCAAGTTTTTGCACAATGTGTCGACTTTACTAGCGTCCTTATACGCCTTGTTGGCAAAGGGCGTAAAATGGGTCTGGGGCAGAAAACAGCAGAATGCTTTCGAGGCAGCCAAACAGGCAGTGAAGAATGCCAAACTTTTGGTGCATTTTGACCCAAGCAAGCCCACTCACCTAGAGTGCGACGCATCAGCAGTTGGTCTGGGAGCAGTGTTGTCGCATCGAGTCGGAGGAATTGACTACCCTATCGGATTCAGATCACGAACAAACGCCGAGAAAAGCTATTCCCAGCTGGAAAAGGAGGCCCTCGCTCTCGTATTTGGCGTGACCAGGTTAAGATCTGTATGGGAACCACTTCGCACTCGTAACCGACCACAAACCGTTAACCGGAGTGTTCAGTCCAGACAAGGGAATTCCGCCGACGGCCGCTGCCCGCATTCAGCGTTGGGCCCTGCTGTTGGGTGGATATCGGTACAGCCTAACCTATCGTAAGGGATCCGAAAACCGTGATCGCAGATGCCTTCAGCCGACTCCCTATTCCTCGGGTGCAGCTCGATAACGAAACAGACGACAATCCCGAGTATGTATTATACGCTGAGGCTGTGAATGCGGCAACCTTCAGTGCCAAAGAGTTGGCGGTTCTAACCATCCCTGATGCTATGTTACAGCAAGTGCGAAAGTGGATCCTGCAGGGCTGGCCGCAGCACCTGACAGAGACTGAGCAGCGATTCTGGCTGTTCCTCCAGATAAAGGATGATCTGACAATGAATCGGGACCTCATTTATTGGGGACATAGAATAGTCGTGCCAGCAGCGGCTGCTGGAATCTTTTGGAGGCTCCTGCATGAAACGCATCCAGGAATGGCGGCAATGAAAAACCTTGCGCGAACCATTTTTTTGTATCTAGGGCTGAATGCCGACATCGAAATGATGGTACGCGAATGTGAGATGTGTGCTCAAACCAGTTCGATGCCTCCTGCGTAGGTTCCGGCGCCATGGACAGAAACGGGCCGGATATGGTCTCGGGTGCACATCGACTACGCAGGCCCTGTCAAAGGACACCTATATGCTACTGGTAGTCGTAGATGCTGAAACCAAGTGGCTGGGAACCATATCGAGGCGGAGTACATCAGAAGCCACCGTGGAAGCGTTAAGGGCCATATTTGCAAGGTTCGGACTGCCACATACACTTGTTTCAGATAACTGGCCACAGTTTGTCTCAGCAGAGTTTCAGAAGTTCGTAAGAATGAACGGGATCAACCACGTGAAGACGGCACCTTACCAACCGAAATGACCTGGCGGAACGCATGGTTCGCACGATCAAGGAAGGCCTGTGAAAAAGTCAAGGGGGTGGCATCTTCATTAAACGTCTCAGTTTTTATGCCGCTACCGACGGACACCGGTAAAGGCTGGGAAGTCTCCGTCTGAACTACTGTTGGGTTACCAGCTACGGACCAGGCTAGACTGTTGCTAGGGTGGTACTGTTGCCTCCCGAGTGCAGGTGGTGAACCGCCTATTGAAGAGCGCTCCTCCACCATGCCGTTCTGTGCAGGACAGCCGGTGTGGCTGAGAAGTTTCCACAGCCGGCCGAAATGACTGCCGGGAGTGGTCACCAGTACCCAAGGGGCTCGGATGGTGACTGTGTCCACGCTGGACGGTGAGCTGCATCGTCATGCTGACCAACTGCGGCCGCGCACCCCAAAGGACTCGAAAACGACGCAGCCAGGGTGCGCCACAACATCCACAACCACCGCTAAAGAAGCCTCGCCCATGCCAGCCGGCATGGCTGACCCCACGCCGGCGGGGTCGCCGCCCTCTAGCCAACCTGAGGCACCGCCACCATTTCGCCGGTCCACCAGGCTACGGCGGCCACCTCAAAGGTTCAACTGGTAAAAGGGGAAGATGTGCTACGTCATGTAAGCGTGTCGCCAATCATGCCATGACGTCATCGCCTAGCACATAAAAGCGTGACACGCAAAATAAAACGCTTTGTTCTTTCTTGGTTACTGAGCCGTTCACTGGCGACATAAcagtattgcgtgatgtgactgtgtgaagaacatgaataacaggtggtattatgaaaactatgacatccatgtcatgtatgtcatgatttacatgccatgctcatggtgtattcgcggccgtttcgctagattcatatataccgaaattggtaatgcgcgacgcGATTGTactacgaacgtaaatgagaggtggtaacatgaaaaccatgacatgcatgccatgtatgcaatgatttacatgccacgctcatggtgcattcgcggccgtttcgctcgtttgatatacaccagataTACACcgaaaattggtactgcgtgatttgactgtgtgacgaacataaatgacgggtcctaaaatgcgaatcatgttatatgcacGTCACGTACGGTATGATCTACACGACACTGtcgtggtgcgcttccggccattttgttaactgaatATATACCAGTAAACttcatggcatgacacgagtgcgtgaacataaatgacaggtcatgcattgtatataccaaaatatacgtttcatagcattgtatataccacattatgcatgcatgcgtgcatggcaaacatgcgatatatgatgaactagatgccatggcatgaatgatttcatttggctcaaagacaaacaaggcgatatatgcagctctttgctggctgcttcacatcACATCGATacccaatgcgtgggatctgccggatttttagcCTATGTAATTTTCTTTTAATGTCTGTAATCCTTTGACCTGAGCTCCTCAGCCCTTGGAGTTTGCAAGCGCAGTTAGCAGAGACAATGTAGAAGTGGATGGGTGACTGACGATTGTGATGTGGCAAAATTCAGACCCTCATCAAACAGATCAATTTCGGCATCATAAGCACAAGTTGCATTAAAGAGACAAACTTTTTTGAGCTTGGTTATGGACCCTGTTGCTGTTAATGCAACGTAGGCCGCACCAGCAACACTGTGAAGGTTAGAGCCATCAGTATAAATATGTGTAGCTGCAATGCTGGAAAGGTGTTATGCAGATGGTTGGTCTAATTTTGTGTAAAAATATGAATTGTTTGCAAGGGTAGGGGTGTATCTAGTCTGGGGGACACAGGATTGTGGCAGGGTGTTAAGCGTTGACGCCATCATATGTTGTGTGAAAAGCGAAAATTCGGCATTTAGTTTGTCAAGGTAAAGATTTAATGAAGGAATGTTGGCTATTGCCTGTGTACGTTATGAGGATTGAACATTGCAATGACAGGACTCTGGACTTTAGGAATTGCGTAGGGAAGGCTGGTCACAAGGCTATGAAGGCATATGTTAGAGATGGAGAGAGCACTTGTGTGTATAACCATCGGATGAGGGTGATGTCTATTGTGTGATGCAGTCTGATGAATGCGAGTAAGCGTGAGGTCAtgaactctgccttctttttAATATGTAATCAATCTGCGAATGAAAATTGGCGGCCAAATCAAAAGTAACTCCTAATAATCAAATAGTGTCCTTACGGCTGAGAAAAACACAGTCCGAATGCATCATTCGAGAGCGTTTTGAAGTGCACATGATCTTTGTTGAAAAACACTAAGAATGATCTTTGAGGGCTAACTTAACCTTTTGGCGACGGGACCAATTTACAACAGAGGTCAGGACATTCTCCACTTTTGCCTGTAAAGGTTATTCAGACCGGGGACAAATCTTCGGGGGAtgaaggcggagcctagtgacgtcagctcgcgaggagaatccctcacaaatgtcccccactcacctggacgaggcgaacggagggggagaccagtgttactagactactctggtggcttgtaccacccgtttgacgagctgcagacgaccatgcagttgcagactggacacccactgccgctctctgcaggagcaagtgcgacaatgtggccaaacaagagcccgaaattccacCATATCCCCCATCGCCGGGAATCGTTTATCTTGtcagggaaaaggtccccgtctcctccgaggagtcgcgcCCACTCTAATCCTTGACGCCGCGGTCAcatgatccgcaatccccccatGTCGCCcaccgatttctccctcgtgtgaatgcCCCTTAAGAGGCAGAGGCAGGAAAGTGGGGCTGCTAAAGCACCTCATGAATGACAGCGACGAGCCCTCCAGGAGCGGTGCGCAGCTGGTGCTGAACGGACTGGCACATTGACAAGCGTGCGAGTACGGTTGGGTGAAGACTCTTATTGATACACTAGCAACAACACTAACACTCGAAGAAAAGTCAGTCCCATAGGCCCACTCGGACTCCAAATACCACGGTCCCCAACAGAAGAACCAACACAAGCTTTTCCGCGAGGCCGAAATCAAATATGTCCTACAACAACTCAACAGCAGGTCTGCCCCTGGCCTGGACGAAATATCCAACAAGCTTCTGCACAATCATGATGAGAAGGCCATCCAAATCCTCGCGAACAAAATCAACGAGGCCTGGAAAAAGGAATTAATTAGTGCTGCAAGAGTGGCGCACAGCCAAAGTTTCACTTATCCCGAAGCCTGTCAAGCCACTCGGTGTCGAGAACCTCCGATCATCTCCCTCACCTCGTGCATAGGCAAAGTTGCAGAATACATCATGCACAACCACATCACAGATCACATCGAGGACAAACAGCTCTTCAGATACAATGTGACAGGCTTCCAGCGGGCCCTGTTCACACAAGACACCATGTTATTACTTCACACACGTCGGGGGACGCGCGTGCAGACGCCAACGAGTGACAAGAACCCCACTGTCATCTGCCACGATATCACATCACACCATCGGGGAAGCAGGCGAATTTTCCCCTCCCCAAAACCCAAACTGAACAGAGCAGAATCAATCACATATCCGCCAACTACCGAAATGCACCTACATAACGGCCGAAGTCATGCACAGGATCAACCCTGAAATACTCCCCACGTGCCCTTTCTGCGCTCATGAATAAATTATtttgaacacatgctctggctgcgTGCCGCCAATGGCCTGGTGGAGCTGAAATCAAAGAAGACGTGAAACGAGGCCATCACAACTCCAAGTACGAACTGCAACTCTGGCGGTCTAgagcccgggacatcgccgagtcTTCGACTTCCAGCGCTATCCTGGGCGGAGCCCCCCCGCTAGCGAGGTCCTCACTGCCTCCAGTTAGCCTCCTCAGGATATGATCAATAAAGTCTATTTCCTCTCTCTCGGTCATGACAAGGAAGAGCACCACAACTGCTTGGAGCATTTCTCTTCACTCTCGAAAGCCAGAATAACTCTAAACCAAGATGAGTGCTCCTTCGGTGTGTCGAAAGTGCCTTTCCTAGGTGTGGCCTTTCAGCCGATGGCATCAGACCCGATCCAGACAAACCGGATGCTATGAAGACTCTTGAAGCACCCAAGGACATCGCCAAACTTCGATGACTTCTGGGGATGGTGAACCATCTAGCTAGATTCCTTCCTAACATCTCCGAGATCACGGCACCCCTGCGTGCTCTTCTGAGCAAGGAAATGGCCTGGTCATGGCACCACGAACAAGATTTGGCAAGATCAAACAACTGTTGTTATCAGACAGGTGCACGGCTAAATATCACCCCTCCCACGCCACCACGAATTCGGCGGATGCCAGTTTTTTCGGACTAGGAGCTGTCTTACTTCAAACACAAACTTCAGGAGAACATCGAACAGTGGCATTTGCTTCTTGCTAGGGGTGTGCAACTAGGGAAAATTCATGTCTaatcgaattcaaatcgaatagtgccgaatagtggtaAAAGAAAATTGAATATAAATCACATACCGAATTCAAAAGACTATTGAAAAttgagagaaagaacaaaaattaaatTAAATCTGCTAATGTCCTTcagcacataacgcggtgagcAACTGCTATGGAAAGACTACAAATTATCATGCAGAAACAAGCTGTTCCGCATGACCTGGCTTCGGGCTCTCTCGCCATGATGCTACGgcgtttcctgcagttgaaaacggtAGCACGACCTGAaatatcgtcatcatcagcctgtctacgcccactgctgggcaaaggcctctcccatgctccgccaatcaacccggtcctgtgctttccgctgccacgttatacctgcaaacttctatctcatctacccacctaattttctgtctccccctcatgcgtttgccatctcttggaatccaatcagttaccctgaaggaccaccggttatcctgccgacgtgctacgtgcccggcccatatccatttcttcttcttgatttcaactatgatatcctttacccccgtttgttccctgacccactctgctctcatcCTGCCTCTCAAGGTTACAccgatcattttcctttccatcgttcgctgtgtcgtcctcaatttaagtggaaccctctttgtaagtctccaggtttctgctccgtgggTAAGTAcccgtaagatgcagctgttatatacgttcctcttgagggatagtggtagactacccttcatgatttggtaatgctgCCCACATACAAAAGGCCGACAGAGGAACAGCTACTCACTCGCTCTGTCAAGGGAAAAACTCAAAATCGCGCTGAGTCATCGAACAGCAAGATTTGGCCATTGCGCTTCGAGACAAGGTTTGCCTCGCACACAGTCGTGGAGATGGCAACAGCACTCACTGTTCTGTGGTTCAAAGAAGGTAACAAAGGCTATGAACAGGTTCTGCAGGAACTAGGAGTGCTTTCTTCGAGGGAACTAGTTGCAACAACCGCAACAGGAGAAGGATTTCGAACATGCCAACGAAGCGGACAGTTGAGGCAAGGTCTCACTGCCGCCGTACAGCCAAGGAGGCACATCTTGAACACGCTGCTCACAAAGACTCTCGGGGGAACAACGTATGGTGCAGGTGAACTTGTGCATTGGATATAGATACCCTGGCCTCCATTGTGTGCAATTTTCGTACAGTTATTATTGCTACAACATAAATAAACAACTTTCATAATACAGTATAACCCCATTACAACAGaccatagtgaagaggattttggtctgttgtaaagggagtatgtaaaatccaagtactgttacaacagacttttatgcaaaCGCTGAAGGGGTTTGTTATAacccggagagaattacgagtcacaaacatggtcttactTTCAACGGGGGACCCAAAAATGCAATTCTTGGAAAaaggcattttcagtttctgtagcccattttccaTACGATTCCAAAATATGCTGCTGACCCTCACTatggaccagaacctgcttgctgtggaagcgGATGGcttacctgttactgccctcattgataccggcgcacgtATTTCTATTATGAgttctgatctccgtgcacgattaaa includes the following:
- the LOC119406686 gene encoding uncharacterized protein K02A2.6-like; protein product: MDQYPLPQVDDIFANLNGGEVFSTLDLKNAYNQMSLVLNTHKGLYCFNRLAFGVSSAPAIFQRRMEAVLSGIPCVQVYLDDLIVSEKVNDCKILEQVLQRLREHGLRLRREKCKFRTAGVAEKFPQPAEMTAGSGHQYPRGSDGDCVHAGRCGLSADGIRPDPDKPDAMKTLEAPKDIAKLR